The following are encoded together in the Romeriopsis navalis LEGE 11480 genome:
- a CDS encoding GNAT family N-acetyltransferase produces the protein MSNIFSSPDFLDIVAAVYYPNSNYTIGPCSIANQTYQLLIVDGQAITQHPLIDFFEAGPSQASDITASYMQRAAQQSVSVSNYQANPNTIAAPYLQWSKQATWDDWKKQFKTQAKALAKAGGSYIDIPRQRRRLTKQVGELQFVYQDSTTAILDRFFEWKSARYREIGAQDLWANPQHVAFIQALHEAGLLLVSVLYADQQPIAIHLGLEQAGRCYWWLPTFDRQLNRFSAGRILLEDLLQSCFAQGQQEFDFLNGEEFYKWCYATDVRLVGELGEPPLISQIKSRIKAKINQQVKDSPVSLRIARKVQAMMQ, from the coding sequence ATGTCAAATATTTTTTCCAGCCCGGATTTTCTCGATATTGTTGCTGCTGTCTATTATCCGAATTCGAACTATACGATCGGTCCTTGTTCAATCGCAAACCAAACTTATCAGCTGTTGATTGTTGACGGTCAAGCCATTACCCAACATCCACTGATTGATTTTTTTGAAGCGGGGCCGTCCCAAGCCAGCGACATTACCGCCAGCTATATGCAACGTGCCGCCCAGCAGTCCGTATCAGTTTCAAACTATCAAGCCAATCCCAACACGATCGCCGCCCCGTATCTTCAGTGGTCAAAGCAAGCGACTTGGGACGACTGGAAAAAGCAATTTAAGACCCAAGCCAAAGCCCTCGCCAAAGCCGGTGGCAGCTATATTGATATTCCACGACAGCGCCGCCGCCTGACGAAACAAGTCGGGGAATTACAATTTGTTTATCAGGACAGCACCACGGCAATTCTCGATCGCTTCTTTGAGTGGAAGTCGGCCCGCTACCGCGAAATCGGGGCACAGGATTTGTGGGCCAATCCACAGCATGTCGCGTTTATTCAGGCCCTACACGAAGCCGGTCTGTTGCTGGTTTCTGTGCTCTATGCGGACCAACAGCCGATCGCCATCCATCTCGGTTTAGAGCAAGCCGGACGCTGCTATTGGTGGCTACCGACGTTCGATCGCCAACTGAATCGATTTTCCGCCGGGCGCATTCTGCTGGAGGATTTATTGCAGTCATGTTTTGCCCAGGGACAGCAGGAGTTTGACTTTCTCAATGGCGAAGAATTTTATAAGTGGTGCTATGCAACGGATGTCAGACTTGTGGGCGAACTTGGCGAACCCCCATTAATCAGCCAAATCAAAAGCCGCATCAAGGCCAAGATTAATCAACAGGTCAAAGATTCTCCGGTGAGTCTGCGCATCGCCCGCAAAGTTCAAGCGATGATGCAATAG
- a CDS encoding DUF4349 domain-containing protein, which yields MKHFARRTIAPALGLVLLLGACGAAPNSYKGKSAGRAAPEAAAMRQGDMAQAVSNLTQPAQVKPRLIKTASMRLTVREIDTAIAELRKILSQQQGDIYNFNDFRGGANSRRRVDFELKVPQGNLDQTLEAVGKLGNVINTKVSSQDVTDQIVDTDARLQNLRKQEAMTQKLMDRSGSLKDVLAVSNQLSQVREKIERLDAQVKRLKSQVAYSTINLQMSGAIAGGKVTNNPFGLQVQDTWNRSTRGASQLMIGLLLFGVGLIPFLPFLLLLVGAVYILQRRLRRIVRSRQPKTKS from the coding sequence ATGAAACACTTTGCACGTCGGACGATCGCGCCAGCTTTAGGATTGGTGCTGCTGTTGGGTGCTTGTGGTGCCGCACCCAACAGCTATAAGGGCAAGTCCGCCGGACGGGCGGCCCCAGAAGCGGCGGCGATGCGGCAAGGGGATATGGCGCAGGCTGTCAGTAATTTGACGCAGCCCGCACAGGTGAAGCCCCGACTGATTAAAACGGCTTCGATGCGATTAACTGTCCGGGAGATTGACACGGCGATCGCCGAGCTGCGGAAAATTCTCAGTCAGCAGCAAGGTGATATTTACAATTTCAATGATTTTCGGGGTGGAGCCAATTCACGCCGGCGGGTGGATTTTGAGCTTAAGGTACCCCAGGGGAATCTGGATCAGACCCTAGAAGCGGTGGGCAAGCTGGGCAATGTGATCAATACCAAAGTCTCCTCCCAGGATGTGACGGATCAAATTGTTGATACCGATGCCCGGTTGCAAAACCTGCGTAAGCAGGAAGCGATGACCCAGAAACTTATGGATCGATCGGGGTCGCTCAAGGACGTGCTGGCGGTCTCGAACCAACTCAGCCAAGTGCGGGAAAAAATTGAACGGTTGGATGCGCAGGTGAAACGACTGAAAAGTCAGGTGGCGTATTCCACGATTAATCTACAAATGTCGGGCGCGATCGCGGGCGGGAAGGTGACGAATAATCCCTTTGGTCTCCAAGTTCAGGACACTTGGAATCGCAGTACTCGTGGGGCGAGCCAACTGATGATTGGTTTATTGTTGTTTGGTGTGGGGCTGATTCCCTTCCTGCCGTTTTTATTATTGTTAGTTGGGGCTGTGTATATTCTGCAACGACGACTACGGCGGATTGTGCGATCGCGGCAACCGAAAACCAAAAGCTAA